The Elaeis guineensis isolate ETL-2024a chromosome 3, EG11, whole genome shotgun sequence region ATGCAATATTTTGTATGCATGTGAACTTTGATGTGATTTGGCGTCGGCCGACGTGCACCAGTACATCTCCTGATCAACTCAACTACGAGATCACGAAGCTCTTCACTGAACCATAAGAAATGCCTTGCAATTGGCCGATAGCAACAGTACATGACATGCAGCTACAGTCTTCTAATAATTAATGCAATGGATTAGTGGCTTCTTGTTTTCTCCAGAAGAATACAGCGACAACCACCAGAAAATTGGAGTGAACCATGTCTGAGCCAAGAGCGGACTGTGTTTCAATTGAGTTTTCttgaaaataaaagatttatACATTATCTTTGCTTCATCTTAACTACCATAGATTAATAgcaaattattaatattaattgATAACTCTAATAGTTATGGTCGCCCTAAGCCCTAAGGTCATGATTAAGTGGCCTATGTATGTTAACTAATTGTTTGCTATTATCTTAGTGGTGAAAAATGGAGAGACCAACTcggattatttaaaaaatattttttgttgtatatgtgatatacttTGCCTCATGTTCTCTCTCTTCGATACCCACTTATTTTCACTAAAACTGGAATTAGAATTcacaaatttatttcttatatCTTTTCTCTATACAAGAGGTAAATAAATAATTTCCCCTATtctgaaaaaaaatctgaacctcGTAGTTTATTGGTGATCCCACATGTCTCCAGTGGGCCCCACCAACCAACTTACCACATCCAAATCAGttttataatttgaaaaaaatcttccaaaaaatatatttaaacgtAATCAAATCTTAACTCAACAAAATTTCACTAATTACCATTATTTACACACTTCATAATgtgttattaaataaatttaattacaaattgTTGGCATACTTTACTATCAACATTTATTCCCTTTGATAGaatatgagaaaaataaatattatttcattCTTCCAAATACGATCAAGAGATTATAGGTTAAtttgaagttttaaaataatcaataaattttacatatttttctataatataatcttttaatatttttttaaatttatatgactCATCATTGTTTTATAGATATGTTGTTATTAAAGGGTAGCATATAGATCCCATATATTCCTCTCTAAAAAAGTTACTTGCAAGTTTAATTAACATCATGGAGCTAGACAAAAATTTTCAACATTGAAACAAAACCATAGACTATGGACCAACCCAACCAAGAGATTGTGTTACTACTATAACTATTAAATCAATCGTTTAGAATAGAttattttagaatataatttaatctgaaaatGGAAAAGGATAAATAttctataagaaaaataaaaatagatttttgaatttttaatactACCAAATCAAATGGATCTAAAATTTACATTGTTGTTGTAGaataaacaaaaataatcacAAATTACTGATTTTCTTTAAAAATGTAAGTATATATGTAAttaattgatttttttaattattctacATAGCTAagtaaattttcttttctttcattctcTAATTAACCTAAAAAAGGGATTGACTTTTTATGGAAAGAAGTAATTATAAACATGACATAACTTGATTAAAACAAGTACTGCATttacaatataatatatttatctaAGTTAATAATCTATGTGGGTCAAATATTGTTTTGGTGGTTGAGTCCTTTTTAGCTATATTTATTGTCAAAGGTTCAAAATCCAATTCAAACAACAGTTTCTACCCTGTATTCTAAAAGAAAAGGTACACACCAATACGTTACTTTTTCAGGCATTAACTCATCTCTTTTCTGTTCCAAGTTTGCCACCCCAAGTAAACCTTATTCTTTCTCCAATTATAGAAATTTCATGAtaagtatttattttatttaatggcGGGTAAAGAAATCCAGTACTCTTCAGAATGAAAAAAGGGCTGGTATTTAATGTACAGGTGCAAAtcaccaagagagagagagagagttgatgATGACAGTTAGTAATCTAAGTACCAACTTGTGcttaacaataattatatgaagtTAGATTAACATACTCCAGATGGACGCAGAAAGCTTCACATGTAGAACTATTCCCAGCCATGTTTCCTCACCTTTTAATCATAGCCTTACGGTAGATGGATTGCATCGTGACCTTGTTCTCTCTCTGGGCCGAGGGATCATGCATCTTGTAGAAAGAGAAGCGATCACGAGAAGCCTGGTATAAGAGTGAGTGAGAGAGCAATCACAAGAAACCTAAGGAAACGGGCCTTTTCACTGCACTTGGACTCCACGGTGGAAAGGGTCAATTGCCTTGAGGATCGAGAAGCATGATGTGTCTTTGTTCCCCTTGTTTCACTATAAAGAGGTGAGGATCGAGAAAGTTTTGGATAATTTGTTCTACGCGGCGGAGTTTGAGCTGTGTCGCTGTGAAAAGAACATTTGAAAAATTGGGTTCCATCTCGTTCAGCTTATTCGGTTCTGAAAAGAATGTTCCCATTGGACGAGATGTAAAGTGTTCGATCCTTTGGAACGATCACATCTTTAGGCATCATGCGTGAACCTCTCAAGCAGTTGTCCCTCAAAAGACGATACGATTACAAACGAAGGCCTGCAGTCGCGCATCTGTTACGTTATAGAGTACTGCGCTTTGTTCTCCTTAAAATTATTGTTTTGAGTGGGGCGTTGTCGATTCTTCTCCTCTGGCCACTAGGGGAGTTCACTTTAAGCAAACAAAATGTCTCATGTAGAATATCTGGTTTCAAGTGGGCTCCCTCTTTATAAAGGGTGGTAGCATGTCATTCATGCGAACGCATCTTGGGGTGAGTTAGGATGAGTTTAACCTTTATATATCTAACTCAAATCTGGATCTTGGTTTTGTTTCACCCAAAAATTTATGGGTTAAGCCATATTTTTATGCACTAGTTTATGTTGGGTCTCATTGGTTCCAACTAGGTCAAAATAAATTTTGTCAAACCTGTATCCAATTCCTAATTGGTTTGCCCATCCTTTTTCTCCTACTTCACCCTTTATTTtggctcaaaagaaaaaaaatctatgccTTTTAGCTCAAGCGATCCTAGTGGCACTTAATTCTAGTTGTTTCTACTGCTTGTAAATAGTTTCAAACCACTTCAATAAATCTTGGAGGAAGTTTTTTGCTTCCCCCATCTgcttccagaaaaaaaaaaaaaaaaaaaaagaaatatagttGTTTGATGAAGTGATTTAGGGGCATAATCTACATATATCCAGGAGAGAAACTCTCATAAACTTTGCTCAAATTGCCTCGTGTATTGCtccctgttgggtggatgtctggccaggacaccacctcccaagatcttttcagtaccacgcgatgcagcaggaagaaagaagaaacaaaataaaagaaaaacaatcaaaatacgtggatcagccacaaaagggctcgcctctacggggcatgcaaacttcactatgaaaagaaaattttacaagaggagacctcaccctcaactcttgtacatccaattctctctcacctgaagttcccctcacaaaagctctctctctcttgaaaaccccccatgaacccctgaagtgcctggcgaccgctgtccaagagcctcctgctccttctctctcagcgctctcgcctttctctctcttctcgggttcgtacgggcttcATACGGCGAGAAACCTGAACCACTTCATCCTCTGTTCGTCATaagacccttttaaagggttaaacagggtttaaacctaattagattaagtttaagagtcctaaacaagccaaatcagcctcctgaaccgtcggatcgtcaccggaaatcacctgggccctccgatcgcactccggtccacggaatagtgctgtggaccacgtgaaacgcatgggaaacgcccacACGGTCCACAGGCCTGCAGGCCGCtgcctgggccggcccgtgcgcgcgggcctgcgcgcccctgggccgcgcgcccgggtcgcgcatcccgcgcgggcctgggtcgcgcgtctcgcgcgccgccgcctgcggccgcgccgctgccgcccgccgccggtcgccggcggtcctccaccgcctcgaatgtcgtgccgacttcaaaagctcatatttcctccattcgagctccgtttcgggtgatcttgatctcgttggactccatttttcgctgcgaacctcgctgtgggctcaatatgggttgaatctcgaggtgtcaaattctaacaatctccacctcaactcgatattcggcctcctccaaactctgagagcttctggatctcctcgcccccatgccctggggcaatcgcctgctgatcatggatgggcaaacatgggagtcaagccaggctgctcgatcccatctccgtcgtatgttgtgctcctcctgacctgagacctgctcggggcatcatcctgcggcaataggaatctcaccttgcgacgtcacctctcgtcctcccgagtctcctgtctcgtgcccgatccacctcttggagctccacctcgctctagactccacctggctcccgaagctccacctcgcactgggctccctgccaggtaataatgtcttctgctccccttcttcccctccagcataatcctatcaccgcgtagcaccctcaggattcctccaccagctaccatcctgtagcctctcgaatccagtctgctaagtgagataagattctgtctgaaatcgggtatgtatcggacctcccccaatctcctcactgcaccatcatgtgtcctccagctgaccgtctcaatgcctctgatcgcacagctcgatccatccggcagatatatagtgccctcactgttctctagggagtcaagctgctcctctctgtaacatacatgataggggcatgcagaatctaatatccactgctggaaaaaagtagatacctcgtcagatatctccaggacatctccatctgaatcgctgccggccgtcgctacagcagccaccgtccgatttttaagttgaggacaatctctggctagatgctccaactcctcacaccggtaacacctgattttgctcaagtccctcctggacttagaccaccctcgatgcgatctcctgtcgctccgtctaccacctcctgctcctccagaagccaccaaagctgagctaccgccacctgagctcgaagctgtgttctccctcctgagaacctcgttctggagtatcaccgcggaaacctcgtccatcttgatagtgctcttccccactagaagagcagtcatcaaggactcgtacgaagggagaagcgacgccagcaaaaccagcgctctggtcttctcctcaacgttctcgccaacgctgaggaggtcggtgaggatcttctggaagtggctcaaatgctcctgcacgctctgtccctcagtcatccgcagttggtagaactgcctccagaggaaaagtgtgttggtgagagatttcgccatgtacaactcctcgagcttcgaccacagcaccatcggggaagtctcgctcagcacatggatcaccacctcatccgtcagatacatgcggatggtactcatcgcctgcatctgtagccatttccaatcctgcacctccatggtggtcggcttctcatcgcacaagagagcatcgatcaatctctgttggatgagcacgtccttcatccttgcctgccacaaggagaaattgctcttaccatcgaacttgttgatctccatcttgattattcatgttttctccatcttcagtcttgctcaccaccgctgcaatctgcatctttgtaccaccttgctctgataccacttgttgggtggatgtctggccaggacaccacctcccaagatcttttcagtaccacacgatgcagcaggaagaaagaagaaacaaaacaaaagaaaaataatcaaaatatatggatcagccacaaaagggctcgcctccacggggcatgcaaacttcactatgaaaagaaaattttacaagaggagacctcaccctcaacccttgtacacccaattctctctcacctgaagtttccctcacaaaagctctctctctcttgaagacccccctgaacccctgaagtgcctgacgaccactgtccaggagcctcctgctccttctctctcagtgctctcacctttctctctcttctcgagTTCGTATGGGCTTCGTACGGTGAGACACCCGAACCACTTCATCCTCTGTTTGTCACaggacccttttaaagggttaaacagggtttaaacctaattagattaggtttaagagttctaaacaagccaaatcagccttctgaaccgtcggatcgtcaccggaaatcacctgggccctccgatcgttcttcgatccacggaatagtgccgtggaccgcgtgaAACGCATGGAAAACACCCatacggtccacaggccccgtcgtggactggggcaaaggggccagcaggccgctgccTTGGGTCGGCCCGCATGCACGGGCCTGGGCCACGcctgcgcgcccgcctgggctgcaggcctgggtcgcgcgtcccgcgtgggcctgggtcgtaCGTCccccgcgccgctgccgcccgccgccgatcgccggcggtcctccactgcCTCAAATgtcgtaccgacttcaaaagttcgtatttcctccatccgagctccgttttggatgatcttgatctcgttggacttcgtttttcatcgcgaacctcgctatgggctcaatatggactgaatctcaaGGAATCAAATCCTAACACTCCCACTGAGTATCCATATATGTCGCATCTTACTCTATGTTATTGCTATAATACTTCTCCTGATAATGATAGGGTACGCATCACTTGTGGAATTCTTCGTTAAGATCTTAATCATTGTGGATGAAACAATTTGTTTCAAGCTGAATAGATAGGCCCGCTTCAAGTAGCTAAAACAAATTTATGAAAAGTTATAATTTACCACTCCCACGAGCTAATAAGACTATTTTGATCTTTAATTTAGactctgaaataaaatttgatttgctcCACCTTCCACCGCTATTCCTCCATCCGACCATCACCAATATTTTATCCAACAATCTAGATCATTATCGCTACCCAGCCACTCTAATGTGATGCCAATTCTCTTCGCTACTTCCATCCTTCCAACCTTACCATTTTGCAGCTTCGCTGTTACTATCATGTTTAACAGATTGATGGTTGTTGCAGCCAACTCTTCGTCGTCTATCATTGAAAACGAACACTTGCAAAACAGCATCCATATAGACCGAATTTATATCCgatgaggaccctccgatgcttaagtcaaatagagaaattgatgaacaggagttgaatgtaaGCAGTAGCAGAGTTTTGACCTAGAATTGACTTACCGGCCTCGTTTCCCTTACTCCCTTTTATAAATGAGATTTTCGTAACCGTCAGACGTGGTCCTGTATTTTATGACACTAAATCATTGAGCCATAATTACGTAATGAATCGTTACTTCCTACTGATCGCGCCATGATATACGGCCGGTAATCGTTCGTGACGGTTATAATAtattgagcagattagccgacCATTTATCAATAGAATCCATGAGTGACCAtcggctagtagttctgttatgtCGATGGTCAGTCGTTCACTGTCGATCGATAATAGTCGAATCTTTAGTCGGTCAGTCGGCAATAGATCGGTGCGATTCATTAAGTTGGTCGATGGAGAGTCGAAACTGCATATTCagtcgatgtagagtcggagttgtaTATCCGATCGGTCGGCTGTTGTTGAGTCGAAGTCGGTAGTCGGTTGAGAGTAGTGTCGGCCTGCTTGATCGATGTTCGATCGATAGTCACTTTCAGGATCATGTCTGTTTGTGGGACCAGAGTGGAGTGTCAGTCGGTCTGTGCTGGAGATCAATCGATTTATGGGGGTCAGTCGGTTTATCCCAATAGTTATCCTCCCCACTTTTGAGTCCAGTGGTGAGTCACCGCGTGCATCACCACATGGTCAGTTGCCTTGGATGAAAGGAGTTGTTGTCTGTCACATCGAATCCTGACTCTGCCACCATATTCTTTGGAGTATGGCCGCAGGAAGATTTGGTGTCAGGCGTCGTTTGCGAAAGGTGAGCCAGTGCCAGTCGTTATATTGGAAAGGCGAACCGGTATCATGCGATTTGATTTTGGCACATAGATTTTCACCATGTGTCGAGGTGTTACTGGGTCAGAGTTGTGcacgcggatggaggtgacgtggtttAATCTGGTGTAGGTGCATCGAATCATCGGGTCGATGATGGATCTGGATGCTACCACATGTCATTATCCGGCATTGTCTCGATCTAGCCACTTTCATCCGGGCCGTTGGGTGTTCCTCTATATAAAGGGTCACTGTTAGCCAGGTATTTACCTTGCTGTTGTCTTTTCTGACGGGAGAGCTTTGTCAGAGAGCCGATCTTGTGCGAAAACATTATTTGTCGTTTTCTTTTTTAAGTTCTCTTGAATCTTTGACAGTTCTTCCAATGGGCGAGATTCTTGCAGGTGGTGGTTGGTCGGAGATTCCAGCCAACGACTCCCTGTCGGACCCGGAAGTTCTCTCATTCTCGGATCCGACTGTTAGTCAGTTTTGGATACAGCATTATGTTTTAGGTCATCATCAGCTTTTCACTCCTAGTGCCGATGGTGGGGTCAACGATCCATATCGTATATNNNNNNNNNNNNNNNNNNNNNNNNNNNNNNNNNNNNNNNNNNNNNNNNNNNNNNNNNNNNNNNNNNNNNNNNNNNNNNNNNNNNNNNNNNNNNNNNNNNNCTTAAAACTCGCTGAAGCTTTGCTTCCATGAGGCTCGGTCTCCTTTCCTCTCCTAAAACTGGAGACTGTTGCCCACTTAGAGTGCTATCCCCCTGCAAAACATCTATAGCCTCCAACTTCTTCTTTGCTTCGATTACCCACTTGGCTGGCGCATTTGTATCTCTATCTTCACCAAGATCAGATTTAAAATGATCCCTAAGGCACAAAAGGCACACTACTACTGCAGAGATACGTCCCTGAACCCAGaataagaaaaataaacagaTCAAATGTTAGTTTAAAAAGGCAAGATACTAATCCATTCAGTATCAAGTATCAACCGTAGCAAGAAGAAACAGGAGCCTGTAAGATGTGACATTTCTCCTTACAATTTGTGAAAAAATTTATGGGTACAAAAGGTCCATACTTATCTATTCTTGTACGTAATTTCAAAACATAAAAGATTTCTTGCCTTCTTTGTGGGGTCAAGAGTGAAAATACCTGTTCTAGGTCTGACACTTTGAAAGTGGGCAACCCCATATGCTCTACAACTGAAATAAACTTCTTTATATTTCCCAAGCGTCTCCTCGATGGAGAACAACCACCACTCTTAACCTGCAGCATAAAACCACATATTATATCTGATTCAGGTACCAGAAAGCTTTGAGCAGCCAATGATTCTACTTCCTCTGCGCTGCCAGGACTGAGTCTCCTTATAATAGCACAAAACACAGCACCATCAAACAGAGCTGCCCTCAATTCCTCCTCTGATGCATCCGGAGCCATGCTAAAGTCTGGGAACAGGCCGTTGAGCCACTCTATTACTTCCGATCGCTTTTTAGCTGAGTAACCGCAAAGAAAGTGGTTCTTCGTATTATAACAAACCCCAAAAATTAtacaaagaaaagaaaggaaggaaagaaagaaggaatgAAGTCAGAATTCCTCACCCATGTCGGCATCAAGGTTCGCATTATCTTCGCCAGGAGGCATTTTTTATTCCGACAACTAATTTCGCCGCGAGGCAAACCTATGGATAATGGTGTTCAAGAAGATGAGCGATCTTTCTAAAGAAGCAAGAAATCTCAAAGAAATGTCTGGGGCGATCATTTTTGCACCAATGTTAGCAATTTCGCCTAGCAATTTTACATGGAAATCAGAATCTTTTGCTCCTTCTTTGCAGATTGCTTTGAAATTTTTGACCCTTCGAACTGCCAACAGAAGGCTTTCTAAAAGGAACTAAGGCGTGGAACAGATAGGATCTTTGATTAACTCAAAGATCGAGGAAGGATCAAGAACATGCTCGCGATataaaacaagaaaagaaaagatcaccCTCTTGACTGCCAAGATTAGAGACCGAAAAGAGGAGATtgagaggaggggagggggaggaggaaTGGAATGCGGGGAAGCCCGAGACAAGTGGAGAATGCCGGGCTTTCTTGGAGCCACGAAACTTCCGTGCCTTATTTTGGTTCGTTTTGTTCTCTCCTTTCCCTTATTTGTCTCGATCTGTTTTCTTGTTTACCCTTCTAATGAACGAACGACTCGGTGCTATTTATAGTCTACGGAGAGCTTCGGCTCCCTGAAGGAAACGAGGAAACTCGAAACCGACCCAACTGACGGCGTTAACTGTGCAGCGGTCCGACTAGTTGCTGTATCTCGTTTGAGGACCTGCACTTCAACTAAATTTTCGATAATGACCCTAGCGAGTGCCGACTGCTTCGGTACGTTGAACCCGAGGACACGATTGCAAATTTTGGCACAATCGAGCGTGTCAAAATTAAATTGAAGAAAGTGTGCATGGTTAGGCTGACGGCGTCTTCCACGGGAACTATTTTGCCAGTTCGTTGCCGCCTACAAGGATTTGACCACGTGCACGCGGTGAGCCATCCAATAACCCGGATTCAGATGGTAGACGGCTGACGCCATGCCACCTTCTCAACGTGACCGTTTTCTTTCGGTCCAAAATGGACCGAACTCCATTCACCCGACTTTGTGCAAAGGTGAGCACATGAACCATCAAAAAATTGTCAAATTTTTCACTCTAGAAAGCAAATCTAGCAAGTCATATACCGATCATTCCCTACAAATTCCACCAAAAGGTCATCATCAATTGACATTTAGAAAGGCAATCAATACCGACAACcgtctatttaaaaaaaattattaacatgaAATATGGAGGCAACAGCCTCCTAGACAAAGCCATCACAATGCAAGACAAATT contains the following coding sequences:
- the LOC140856339 gene encoding kinesin-like protein KIN-14K, whose translation is MPPGEDNANLDADMAKKRSEVIEWLNGLFPDFSMAPDASEEELRAALFDGAVFCAIIRRLSPGSAEEVKSGGCSPSRRRLGNIKKFISVVEHMGLPTFKVSDLEQGRISAVVVCLLCLRDHFKSDLGEDRDTNAPAKWVIEAKKKLEAIDVLQGDSTLSGQQSPVLGEERRPSLMEAKLQRSDPRMRELPGPTGSRWLESPTNHHLQESRPLEELSKIQENLKKKTTNNVFAQDRLSDKALPSEKTTARRRRVGCNNHQSVKHDSNSEAAKCYLKRAYLFSLKQIVSSTMIKILTKNSTSDAYPIIIRRSIIAIT